A stretch of DNA from Spirosoma endbachense:
ACTTCCTAAAGTGCGAAAAGCATTAAGAATGGATAGCTGCTATACTTCGCTAGTAGGATGAAGACATTCGCTCCAGTAAGCTATGATCAGTTTAATCTGTCGTTTTAGCTCAATGTAGGTGTAAGGTTTCTTAAAATAGCCTTGCACGGTTATATCGTAAGCGATTTGAACGAGGGCTGGGTTGGCCGAGGTCGTAATGAATACGAAGGGAATCGATTTACGCCGGAGATACTCGTTTTCGTTTAGCCGTTTACGCAACTCAATGCCATTTATTAGCGGCAAATTGGTATCGCACAAGATCAAAAATGGTTTTTTAGGCGTGCTTTTCAGGAATTCGAGTGCAGCCTCACCATCAAAAAAAAAGCATACTTCATTCAGGATCTGTAACTCCTTAATGGCTTCTGCGATTAAAAGTTGGTCGTCCTTATCGTCTTCAATGCAAATAATAGGCCCTGAGAGTGACACAAATAAATTATTGAGTATGAGTCTAGTATATGCTCACACCCTTAATACTTGTGATTACTCATTTTGTTTTTTCAATAAGGAATTGGCGCGGGGTTCTGGCCTATGCACACAGTCATTAGGAATGTTAGCACATTCCTATTCGTTTTCGTACTTCACTCTTAACGTGCGAAAAGTGAT
This window harbors:
- a CDS encoding response regulator, with protein sequence MSLSGPIICIEDDKDDQLLIAEAIKELQILNEVCFFFDGEAALEFLKSTPKKPFLILCDTNLPLINGIELRKRLNENEYLRRKSIPFVFITTSANPALVQIAYDITVQGYFKKPYTYIELKRQIKLIIAYWSECLHPTSEV